The Silvanigrella paludirubra genome contains a region encoding:
- the lspA gene encoding signal peptidase II produces the protein MQNISSNVTSKVNKPKQHKYSLHGFFFLFLGFVILDQSTKLWSEKLYMVNSSLTDIRNYSQISDHIFTIGSSQNWLSFDTTYVRNTGAAWGFLGNLPENIRPYFFYVLTSIAMLIILIIFFKTNAKQTMSRLGIAFIFSGAAGNFIDRVWLHYVIDWIHFKWDFLGWNYDYPVFNVADCAVTGGVIILILDAIIDEIRNRKAKKLAKG, from the coding sequence ATGCAAAACATCTCTTCTAACGTTACTTCAAAAGTAAATAAGCCTAAGCAACATAAATATTCTTTACATGGTTTCTTTTTCCTGTTTTTAGGATTTGTAATTTTAGATCAATCTACAAAACTTTGGTCTGAAAAATTATATATGGTGAATTCTTCTTTAACTGATATAAGGAATTACTCACAAATTTCGGATCATATTTTTACAATAGGTTCTTCTCAAAATTGGTTGAGTTTTGATACCACCTATGTTCGTAATACAGGAGCAGCTTGGGGTTTTTTAGGTAATTTACCCGAAAACATAAGGCCATACTTTTTTTATGTTTTAACTAGTATTGCCATGCTTATTATTTTAATTATTTTTTTTAAAACAAATGCAAAGCAAACAATGTCTCGATTAGGTATTGCATTTATTTTTTCTGGTGCTGCCGGAAATTTTATTGATAGAGTATGGTTGCATTATGTCATAGATTGGATTCATTTTAAATGGGATTTCTTAGGTTGGAATTATGATTATCCTGTTTTTAACGTAGCAGACTGCGCTGTTACGGGGGGTGTTATCATATTGATTTTAGATGCTATTATTGATGAAATTCGAAATCGAAAAGCAAAGAAATTGGCAAAAGGTTGA